The following are from one region of the Siniperca chuatsi isolate FFG_IHB_CAS linkage group LG21, ASM2008510v1, whole genome shotgun sequence genome:
- the LOC122868851 gene encoding UNC93-like protein MFSD11 codes for MADRRTFNVVILGVGFLFIFTAFTTCGNIEQTVVKSLQNDTFTGSGYHSLGIIYGVFSFSNLLSPTVVAVIGPKITMFLSGLLYSGYIAVFIIPSTWSFYLTSVLIGIGAAMLWTAQGYFLVENSEASTINRNTGMFWALLQCSMLFGNLYIYFEWNGRTEIPDSSRKSIFLSLLVASVLGTLSFLVLRKSHHEQEMLSEEEGQSLLSTRMMYKHRANTAMQDAKSEFKTILQLLKAKSILLLSPCMAYSGLELSFYSGVYGTCIGATTQFGEAAKGLIGISGIVVGIGEIVGGGLFGLLCKNNRFRRTSVVFLGMVVHFVAFYLIFLNIPDDASVVFNTTTQKKPYLTPSVSIALLCSFLLGLGDSCFNTQLYSILGRIYAEQSTPAFAIFKFIQSVFAAVAFFYSGYLLLMWQLLLMVILGFTGTLCFFVVERMQNFSVDLQEY; via the exons ATGGCAGACAGAAGGACTTTCAACGTTGTGATTTTGGGTGTGggatttttgttcatttttactgCCTTCACCACCTGTGGGAACATTGAA CAAACAGTGGTGAAAAGCCTGCAGAATGACACTTTCACTGGGAGTGGGTACCACAG TCTTGGAATCATCTATGGGGTCTTTTCGTTCTCCAATTTACTTTCACCAACAGTTGTTGCAGTAATTGGACCAAAAATTACTATGTTTTTGAGTGGCCTACTTTACAG TGGGTACATTGCTGTGTTCATCATCCCTTCAACATGGTCCTTTTACTTGACCTCTGTACTGATCGGCATAGGAGCAGCCA TGCTCTGGACAGCTCAAGGGTACTTTCTGGTGGAAAACTCAGAGGCTTCCACCATCAACAGGAACACAGGGATGTTCTGGGCTCTCTTACAGTGCAG cATGCTGTTTGGcaatctttacatttattttgaatggaATGGAAGAACAGAAATACCAG acagcagcaggaaaagcaTTTTTCTGTCCCTGCTGGTCGCCTCCGTACTCGGTACACTCAGCTTCCTGGTGTTGAGAAAGAGCCATCATGAACAGGAGATGCTCTCTGAAGAGGAAGGGCAATCACTGCTCTCAACTCGCATGAT gtATAAGCACAGAGCAAACACTGCCATGCAGGATGCCAAGTCAGAATTCA AAACCATCCTACAACTTCTGAAGGCTAAATCTATACTGCTCCTGAGTCCCTGCATGGCATACAGCG GCCTGGAGCTATCTTTCTACAGTGGAGTGTATGGGACGTGTATTGGAGCAACTACACAATTTGGAGAAGCAGCTAAAGGCTTGATTGGGATCTCTGGGATTGTGGTAGGCATTGGAGAAATTGTGG GTGGAGGCTTGTTTGGATTGTTGTGTAAGAATAATCGTTTCAGACGGACCTCTGTGGTGTTTCTGGGAATGGTTGTCCATTTCGTTGCTTTCTATTTGATCTTCCTCAACATCCCAGATGATGCCTCTGTCGTCTTTAATACCACTACCCAAAAGAAGCCATATCTAACTCCAAG tgtATCAATTGCCCTGCTGTGCAGCTTCTTGCTTGGACTTGGGGACAGTTGTTTCAACACACAGCTCTACAGCATATTAGGCCGTATTTATGCTGAACAAAGCACGCCTGCTTTTGCCATCTTCAAATTCATCCAG TCTGTTTTTGCAGCAGTGGCGTTCTTCTACAGCGGTTACCTCCTGTTGATGTGGCAGCTCCTGCTGATGGTCATCCTGGGCTTCACTGGAACACTCTGCTTCTTCGTCGTGGAGAGGATGCAGAACTTCTCTGTAGATTTGCAGGAATATTAG
- the kdm8 gene encoding lysine-specific demethylase 8 isoform X1, whose protein sequence is MAMVWSKISAVLPLNEEQFPLEFSDKVESSVVEMLKRSRQQLYSDSTSTSRMLNAQIILDFSWEKLNTGTWRHVDKEWRRVYSYGCLFKVAALCREDPSADEVLQAVRTCDMGLLMGAAIMDNILQVIVRILQGEVRKSTKEEDEHAEVKRIKIECPHVPVIKEELAVPRIKCPSLESFNTNYLLPLKPLILEGIIDHWPALNEHPWSIEYLRSVAGCRTVPVEVGSRYTDEEWSQTLLTVNEFIDQYILNKDGVKGLGYLAQHQLFDQIPELKEDIRLPDYCCLGEGDEDNITVNAWFGPGGTVSPLHQDPQQNFLAQVVGSKYIRVYSPEDTDKLYPHQSQLLHNTSQVEVENPDTERFPEFAKAPYLECVLQPGDVLFIPVRHWHYVRSLELSFSVSFWWS, encoded by the exons ATGGCTATGGTGTGGTCAAAGATCTCTGCTGTTTTGCCTCTTAATGAGGAACAGTTTCCACTGGAGTTCAGTGACAAAGTGGAGTCAAGTGTGGTGGAAATGCTGAAGAGGTCCAGGCAACAGCTGTACAGCGACAGTACGAGTACCAGCCGAATGCTTAATGCTCAGatcattttggatttttcatgGGAGAAACTCAACACAGGAACATGGCGCCACGTGGACAAAGAATGGAGACGTGTTTATTCTTACGGCTGCCTGTTCAAAGTGGCCGCTCTGTGTCGTGAAGATCCGTCAGCAGACGAGGTCCTGCAGGCTGTAAGAACTTGTGACATGGGTTTACTCATGGGTGCAGCCATCATGGATAATATACTTCAGGTTATTGTTCGGATTCTGCAGGGTGAAGTCAGGAAATCCACTAAAGAAGAAGATGAACATGCTGAGGTCAAG AGAATAAAGATCGAGTGCCCACATGTTCCTGTGATCAAAGAAGAGTTGGCAGTTCCCAGGATAAAGTGTCCTTCACTGGAGAGCTTCAACACAAACTACCTGCTCCCCCTCAAACCACTGATTTTAGAAGGGATCATTGACCACTGGCCCGCCCTCAACGAACACCCCTGgag CATAGAATACTTGAGATCTGTTGCTGGTTGTCGGACTGTTCCTGTTGAGGTGGGATCCCGGTACACAGACGAGGAATGGTCACAAACACTGCTTACAGTCAATGAATTCATtgatcaatacattttaaataaa GATGGAGTGAAAGGTTTGGGTTATCTCGCTCAGCACCAGCTTTTTGACCAG ATACCAGAGCTGAAGGAAGACATCCGCCTCCCTGATTATTGCTGCCTTGGTGAAGGAGACGAAGACAATATTACTGTAAATGCGTGGTTTGGTCCCGGAGGTACAGTGTCTCCTCTTCACCAAGACCCTCAGCAGAACTTCCTGGCTCAG GTGGTCGGAAGCAAATACATTCGCGTATACTCCCCAGAGGACACAGACAAGCTGTACCCTCATCAATCACAGCTTCTTCACAATACTAGTCAG gtggaggtggagaatcCAGACACAGAGCGGTTCCCAGAGTTTGCCAAGGCTCCATATCTTGAATGTGTGTTACAGCCTGGAGACGTGCTGTTCATCCCTGTCCGACACTGGCATTATGTCCGATCCTTAGAACTTAGTTTCTCTGTCAGCTTCTGGTGGTCATGA
- the kdm8 gene encoding lysine-specific demethylase 8 isoform X2, whose product MAMVWSKISAVLPLNEEQFPLEFSDKVESSVVEMLKRSRQQLYSDSTSTSRMLNAQIILDFSWEKLNTGTWRHVDKEWRRVYSYGCLFKVAALCREDPSADEVLQAVRTCDMGLLMGAAIMDNILQVIVRILQGEVRKSTKEEDEHAEVKRIKIECPHVPVIKEELAVPRIKCPSLESFNTNYLLPLKPLILEGIIDHWPALNEHPWSIEYLRSVAGCRTVPVEVGSRYTDEEWSQTLLTVNEFIDQYILNKDGVKGLGYLAQHQLFDQIPELKEDIRLPDYCCLGEGDEDNITVNAWFGPGGTVSPLHQDPQQNFLAQVEVENPDTERFPEFAKAPYLECVLQPGDVLFIPVRHWHYVRSLELSFSVSFWWS is encoded by the exons ATGGCTATGGTGTGGTCAAAGATCTCTGCTGTTTTGCCTCTTAATGAGGAACAGTTTCCACTGGAGTTCAGTGACAAAGTGGAGTCAAGTGTGGTGGAAATGCTGAAGAGGTCCAGGCAACAGCTGTACAGCGACAGTACGAGTACCAGCCGAATGCTTAATGCTCAGatcattttggatttttcatgGGAGAAACTCAACACAGGAACATGGCGCCACGTGGACAAAGAATGGAGACGTGTTTATTCTTACGGCTGCCTGTTCAAAGTGGCCGCTCTGTGTCGTGAAGATCCGTCAGCAGACGAGGTCCTGCAGGCTGTAAGAACTTGTGACATGGGTTTACTCATGGGTGCAGCCATCATGGATAATATACTTCAGGTTATTGTTCGGATTCTGCAGGGTGAAGTCAGGAAATCCACTAAAGAAGAAGATGAACATGCTGAGGTCAAG AGAATAAAGATCGAGTGCCCACATGTTCCTGTGATCAAAGAAGAGTTGGCAGTTCCCAGGATAAAGTGTCCTTCACTGGAGAGCTTCAACACAAACTACCTGCTCCCCCTCAAACCACTGATTTTAGAAGGGATCATTGACCACTGGCCCGCCCTCAACGAACACCCCTGgag CATAGAATACTTGAGATCTGTTGCTGGTTGTCGGACTGTTCCTGTTGAGGTGGGATCCCGGTACACAGACGAGGAATGGTCACAAACACTGCTTACAGTCAATGAATTCATtgatcaatacattttaaataaa GATGGAGTGAAAGGTTTGGGTTATCTCGCTCAGCACCAGCTTTTTGACCAG ATACCAGAGCTGAAGGAAGACATCCGCCTCCCTGATTATTGCTGCCTTGGTGAAGGAGACGAAGACAATATTACTGTAAATGCGTGGTTTGGTCCCGGAGGTACAGTGTCTCCTCTTCACCAAGACCCTCAGCAGAACTTCCTGGCTCAG gtggaggtggagaatcCAGACACAGAGCGGTTCCCAGAGTTTGCCAAGGCTCCATATCTTGAATGTGTGTTACAGCCTGGAGACGTGCTGTTCATCCCTGTCCGACACTGGCATTATGTCCGATCCTTAGAACTTAGTTTCTCTGTCAGCTTCTGGTGGTCATGA